One window of the Chryseobacterium sp. CY350 genome contains the following:
- a CDS encoding XRE family transcriptional regulator, producing the protein MSFFADNIRLLRGKKKISQAELAAQLIITRSAYAAYESGRIQPGADILIKISKHFNISIDLLLTVDIGKYPLEDVLKLQDNRIVLPIVVDKLGNNSIEVIPQKASMGYLSGYSDPEYIESLQRISLPFLTNGKYRAFPAKGDSMPPFRDGSYIIGKYIENIEDLKPNKSYIFVTLNDGISYKRLKEKSKKKITVSADNSFYEPYDISLGEIVEIWQYASGIFPEDFEADQLDSYHLKDMFLELRKDIRGLDDKISKL; encoded by the coding sequence ATGTCATTTTTTGCAGATAACATAAGGCTTCTGAGAGGAAAGAAAAAAATCAGTCAGGCAGAGCTGGCTGCTCAGTTAATTATTACTCGCTCTGCATACGCTGCATACGAGAGCGGAAGAATTCAGCCGGGCGCAGATATTTTAATCAAAATTTCTAAACATTTTAACATAAGTATAGATCTTCTGCTTACGGTCGATATTGGAAAATATCCGTTAGAAGATGTTTTAAAACTTCAAGATAATAGAATTGTTCTTCCCATTGTGGTTGATAAATTAGGAAACAACAGCATTGAAGTTATTCCGCAGAAAGCATCAATGGGATATTTATCCGGCTATAGTGACCCCGAATATATAGAAAGTTTACAAAGAATCTCATTGCCATTTCTTACCAACGGAAAATACAGAGCATTTCCTGCAAAAGGAGATTCTATGCCGCCTTTCAGAGACGGCTCTTATATTATTGGAAAATATATTGAAAACATAGAGGATCTTAAACCTAATAAAAGTTATATTTTCGTAACCTTAAATGATGGAATTTCTTATAAAAGATTAAAAGAAAAAAGCAAAAAAAAGATAACTGTATCTGCTGATAATTCGTTTTATGAGCCTTATGATATCTCGTTAGGAGAAATTGTAGAAATATGGCAATATGCCTCAGGAATTTTTCCTGAAGATTTTGAGGCAGATCAACTTGATAGCTATCATTTAAAGGATATGTTTTTAGAACTGAGAAAAGATATTAGAGGATTGGATGATAAAATTTCTAAATTATAA
- the dinB gene encoding DNA polymerase IV, with product MNRAIVHMDLDAFFVSCERRNNSQLEGIPLIIGGGDRGVVASCSYEARKFGVRSAMPIRMALRLCPDAKVIRGDYELYSNLSHLVTEVIQEKVPVMEKASIDEFYLDLSGMDKFFGCYQWTKEIASAVNKETGLPISFALSTNKTVSKIGTGESKPVGKLEIKELEIKPFLSPLSIKKIPMVGDKTFQLLSRIGIRTIHTLSEMPVLVLQQMIGINGKELWKKANGIDENPVVPYSERKSISTEKTFAADTMDIAELKRLISGMAEKLAYQLRREKWLTSTVVIKIRYANFDTETKQSRVTYTSADHTLSRVALQLFEKVYTRRMRIRLVGLRFTDLVHGNHQMNLFEDTEEQMNLYQTMDYIKNRFGSDAVGRASGFEFGK from the coding sequence ATGAATAGGGCAATTGTACATATGGATTTGGATGCATTCTTTGTTTCCTGTGAAAGGAGAAACAATTCTCAGCTTGAAGGAATTCCTCTCATCATCGGCGGTGGAGATCGTGGAGTTGTAGCATCTTGCTCTTATGAAGCTAGAAAATTTGGTGTACGCTCGGCAATGCCTATAAGAATGGCACTTCGGCTTTGTCCTGATGCAAAGGTGATTCGGGGCGATTATGAACTGTATTCTAATCTGTCTCATCTGGTGACGGAAGTTATTCAGGAAAAAGTACCCGTGATGGAAAAGGCAAGTATTGATGAATTTTACCTCGATCTTTCAGGAATGGACAAGTTTTTTGGATGTTATCAATGGACAAAAGAAATTGCATCAGCAGTTAATAAAGAAACAGGACTTCCGATAAGTTTTGCTCTTTCTACCAATAAAACCGTTTCTAAAATCGGCACAGGAGAGTCTAAACCTGTTGGGAAATTAGAAATTAAAGAACTTGAAATAAAACCTTTCTTAAGCCCTTTATCGATAAAAAAAATTCCGATGGTGGGTGATAAAACGTTTCAGCTTCTTTCCAGAATCGGGATTCGTACCATTCATACTTTGTCTGAAATGCCAGTACTCGTTCTTCAGCAAATGATTGGTATCAATGGGAAAGAACTTTGGAAAAAGGCAAATGGCATTGATGAGAATCCCGTTGTGCCTTACTCTGAAAGAAAATCTATTTCAACAGAAAAAACATTTGCTGCAGATACTATGGATATCGCCGAACTAAAAAGATTGATATCCGGTATGGCCGAAAAGCTGGCCTATCAATTAAGACGTGAAAAATGGCTCACGTCAACCGTTGTTATAAAAATCAGATATGCAAATTTTGATACTGAGACCAAACAAAGCAGAGTTACTTATACTTCTGCTGATCATACTCTTTCCAGAGTGGCATTGCAGCTTTTTGAGAAAGTTTATACAAGAAGAATGCGTATCAGGCTCGTGGGTTTGCGTTTTACTGATCTGGTTCATGGGAATCACCAGATGAATCTTTTTGAAGATACAGAAGAACAAATGAATTTATATCAAACAATGGATTATATCAAAAACAGGTTCGGGTCAGATGCTGTAGGGCGAGCTTCAGGATTTGAGTTCGGAAAGTAA